CTTCTTCTGCGCCGCCGGCATCGGCGGCGGCCTGGCAGGCTTCATCACCAAGGCGCGCGAGGCCGACGCGACCATCGTCATTGACGGCTGTGACCTCGGCTGCGTCAAGGCCGCCTTTGAGCGCGAGGACGTGCCCATCTCCAAGTACGTGGTCATCACCGACCTCGGCATCGAGAAGGGGCACCACTTCAATCTGACCGACGAGCAGGTCGCGACC
This genomic interval from bacterium contains the following:
- a CDS encoding putative zinc-binding protein, giving the protein MSSCCAGSKTLVFACSGGSNVGQLSNEAAKQLDMEGVGSFFCAAGIGGGLAGFITKAREADATIVIDGCDLGCVKAAFEREDVPISKYVVITDLGIEKGHHFNLTDEQVATVCAAAKKSCCCG